AGTTTCATAACACCCTTTGATAGAGTCATTGTAAAAGTTCAGGATACAGGTAAAGGTATTCCTCCTGAATATGCTGATAGAATTTTTGAACCCTTTTTTACAACAAAACCTGCTTACAAGGGAACAGGTTTAGGTCTTTCCATTGTTAAAAGAATAGTTGAATCTCACAGAGGTATTATAAAACTTATGAATGAAGGTAAAGGTGCTACTTTTCTTATAATATTACCTTTAAGTAAAAATGCATAAAATACTTATTGTTGAAGATGACAATTTACTTGCAAGAACTTTAAAGAAACTATTTAATAAAAGAAATTTAGAAGCTGAGATAGTTAATAATGGAAAGGAGGCTCTTAAAAAATTAAAGGAAAATCCTGAATTTTCAATTATTCTTACAGACCTTGTAATGCCTGAAATGGGTGGAATGGAACTAATTGAAGAAGTAAAAAAAATTTTCCCTGAAATAGAAATTATTGTTATGACTGGCTATGGTGATATAAAAACTGCTGTAGAAGCAATGAAAAAAGGTGCTTCCGATTTTCTCACAAAACCTTTTGATAAGGAAGAACTTATTAATATTATCAATAAACTTATTAAAAAAGAAATTATAGAAAAAGATATAAAAAAGAAAAGAGTTAAAGAGAAAATAGAAGTAATAGGAGAAAATATTAAATTCAAAAGAATAGTTGAAAAAGCTAAGGTCTCTGCAAAAACTGATTTTCCAGTTCTTATAATAGGAGAAAGTGGAACAGGAAAAGAAGTAATTGCAAGACTTATACATGAAAATTCAAAAAGGAGTGAAAATATTTTCCTCCCTATTAATTGTTCTGCTATACCTTCAGAACTTATAGAGTCAGAACTTTTTGGTTATAAAAAAGGAGCCTTTACAGGAGCTACAAGGGATTTTGAAGGGGTCTTTAAAGCAGCAGAAGGTGGAACGGTTCTTTTAGATGAAATTTCTGAAATGCCTTTAAATATACAGGCAAAGCTATTAAGAGTAATTGAGACAAAAAAGGTTAAACCTCTTGGATACTCAAATGAAATAGATGTTGATGTTAGAATAATAGCAACAAGCAATTTAAGTTTAAAAGAACTTCTATCAGGAAAAATGAGACATGACCTTTTTTACAGATTCGTTATAGTTATTGAAATTCCCCCTTTAAGGGAAAGAAAGGATGATATACCTTTATTATTTGATTACTTTCTAACAAAATATTCAGAAATCTTAGGAATAAAAAAACCCTTTGTGGATAAAAGGGTAATCGAAATTTTAAGTTCCTACAATTTTCCTGGAAATGTAAGAGAACTTGAAAATATAAGTCAAAGGATTTTAACTTTCTATAAAGAAAATATAGGGGAAGATGAAATCCTAAGCGTGCTTAAAGAAATTGAAGAAACAAGAGAAATTGAAAGGGAAAAGATTATTAAAATCATAGAGGAATGTGAAGGAAATAAGAAGAAAGCAGCAGAAATTCTTGGAATATCAAGATCAACTTTATATAGAAAACTAAAAGAATTAAAAATTGAAAATTAGAAAAAAATAAATTTATAATAAAATTCTATGATTGATAGAAAAACACTACGGGAGAATCCTGAGAAAATTAAAGAAGGACTTCTAAAAAGAGGTTACAAATTTAATATTGATGAACTTTTAGAAAAAGAAAAATTATTTAGAGAAACTTTAACCTCACTCAACAATTTAAAAACAGAGAGAAATAAATTGACAGATGAAATTAAAAGACTAAAATCAGAAAATAGAAACGCAGACGTACTTATTGAAAAATCCAAAAACATTGGAAAAAAAATTGAAGAACTTGAAAATAAAGCAAAAGAGTTAGAAAAGGAAATAGAAGAAAAACTCCTTGAAATTCCCAATATACCCCATGAAACTGTTCCTGTTGGAAAATCATCAGAAGAAAATGTAGTTGTAAGGGAATGGGGCAAAGTAAAAGAATTTGACTTTGAACCAAAACCTCATTGGGAAATAGGGGAAAAACTTGGAATCTTAGATTTTAAAAGAGCTGGTCGCATGTCTGGTTCAAGATTTGTTATATATAAAGGTTATGGAGCAATGCTTGAAAGGGCACTGATTCAGTTCTTTCTTGATATGGCAAGAGAAAATGGTTATACTGAAATATTTCCACCAATTCTTGTGAAAGATGAAAGTGCTTACGGAAGCGCCCATTTACCTAAATTTGATGAAGAGATGTATAAAACTCTTGATGAAAGATTATATCTACTTCCAACAGCAGAAATGGCTCTTGCCAATCTCCACAGGGATGAAATTTTAAAGGAAGAAGAACTCCCTATTTATTACACTGCCTATACACCATGCTTTAGAAGGGAGGCAGGTAGTTACGGAAAAGATGTAAGAGGAATAATAAGGCAACATCAGTTTAATAAGGTAGAACTCTTTAAATTTACAA
This region of candidate division WOR-3 bacterium genomic DNA includes:
- a CDS encoding sigma-54 dependent transcriptional regulator, with product MHKILIVEDDNLLARTLKKLFNKRNLEAEIVNNGKEALKKLKENPEFSIILTDLVMPEMGGMELIEEVKKIFPEIEIIVMTGYGDIKTAVEAMKKGASDFLTKPFDKEELINIINKLIKKEIIEKDIKKKRVKEKIEVIGENIKFKRIVEKAKVSAKTDFPVLIIGESGTGKEVIARLIHENSKRSENIFLPINCSAIPSELIESELFGYKKGAFTGATRDFEGVFKAAEGGTVLLDEISEMPLNIQAKLLRVIETKKVKPLGYSNEIDVDVRIIATSNLSLKELLSGKMRHDLFYRFVIVIEIPPLRERKDDIPLLFDYFLTKYSEILGIKKPFVDKRVIEILSSYNFPGNVRELENISQRILTFYKENIGEDEILSVLKEIEETREIEREKIIKIIEECEGNKKKAAEILGISRSTLYRKLKELKIEN
- the serS gene encoding serine--tRNA ligase, translated to MIDRKTLRENPEKIKEGLLKRGYKFNIDELLEKEKLFRETLTSLNNLKTERNKLTDEIKRLKSENRNADVLIEKSKNIGKKIEELENKAKELEKEIEEKLLEIPNIPHETVPVGKSSEENVVVREWGKVKEFDFEPKPHWEIGEKLGILDFKRAGRMSGSRFVIYKGYGAMLERALIQFFLDMARENGYTEIFPPILVKDESAYGSAHLPKFDEEMYKTLDERLYLLPTAEMALANLHRDEILKEEELPIYYTAYTPCFRREAGSYGKDVRGIIRQHQFNKVELFKFTKPEESYEELEKMVRDAEKILQRLEIPYRVVLLCTGDMGFAASKTYDIEVYAPGVKRWLEASSVSNCEDFQAKRTNTRFRRKNGKIEYVHTLNGSGLATPRTFIALLENYQNKDGSIIVPQALRPYMGGIERIPPQ